A part of Candidatus Electrothrix aestuarii genomic DNA contains:
- a CDS encoding protease inhibitor I42 family protein gives MSSEETSFPIIQVAVGESFEIHLYSRGGSTGYLWYLSEMPKGVVLVSTAETPVGPSMPGSQTRQTFTFVATAEMKGPLSFELLRIWMPTEPADTRSYVVIADAADAESLEARMTAEAGSARFLRPESFRAAMSPVPPYGVPYPGLKADECCKDSGIHPLYGFPPPTLPGGQYLESVVESTNNCRVKYGVPWGVTDPDNCVLKYGFPGGCCDKPGPVLPLYGFPPDSPVEIIKADDDANCVVKYGMPHGVGKDDENCNLKYGMPKPKPDCKKC, from the coding sequence ATGAGTTCAGAAGAAACGTCATTCCCTATTATTCAAGTTGCAGTCGGTGAAAGTTTTGAAATTCACCTCTATTCACGAGGTGGATCGACTGGTTACCTTTGGTATCTGTCTGAGATGCCCAAGGGTGTGGTGCTGGTTTCCACAGCAGAAACACCTGTTGGTCCATCCATGCCGGGCAGTCAGACCCGCCAGACCTTTACCTTTGTCGCCACGGCAGAGATGAAAGGTCCCTTGTCCTTTGAGTTGCTTCGGATCTGGATGCCGACAGAACCCGCAGATACACGGAGCTATGTGGTCATTGCCGATGCAGCTGACGCGGAAAGCCTTGAGGCCAGAATGACGGCAGAGGCTGGTTCCGCCCGTTTTCTTCGACCGGAGTCCTTCAGGGCTGCTATGTCTCCGGTTCCCCCTTACGGTGTCCCTTATCCTGGACTCAAAGCAGATGAGTGTTGTAAGGATTCAGGTATCCATCCTCTCTATGGATTTCCACCGCCGACCTTGCCCGGAGGCCAGTATCTGGAATCCGTTGTTGAGAGTACCAACAACTGCCGGGTGAAATACGGGGTGCCGTGGGGCGTGACCGATCCTGATAATTGTGTTTTGAAGTACGGTTTTCCGGGCGGTTGCTGCGATAAACCTGGACCGGTTCTTCCGCTGTACGGCTTTCCGCCTGATTCTCCGGTTGAAATAATTAAGGCGGATGATGATGCCAACTGCGTGGTGAAATACGGTATGCCGCATGGTGTCGGCAAAGATGATGAGAACTGTAACTTGAAATACGGTATGCCCAAGCCTAAACCGGATTGTAAAAAATGCTGA
- a CDS encoding radical SAM protein, translating to MDFTPVTGVWEITMGCNMRCKHCGSSCTSPLEDELTTEEALALCDDIADLGLKWITLSGGEPLIRRDWPQLVERLRSKGVIPNIITNGWMCDEQAVLRAKEAGVGTFAISLDGLPDTHDYMRKQGSFERTARAFQLMAENDISSGAITTVSTKNMPELPALKEKLLELGVRYWQLQIGLPMGNFEHTPQMIMSPEDVDQVIDFIYSAADDDRITIYPADCIGYYSHKELASRQKAHKAASPPVWRGCNAGKRSFGILHNGEILGCTSIRNREFIEGSIRERPLREIWEDEKSFLWSRTLKKEELEGQCKTCQYGDLCLGGCPNTRLTMTGRIHSENAFCSYNVALKKTQRIIGPIDSVAELLETARNLVMKGEFQLAALSLERALEIEPENIDVLQLYGYVSFSLNNLKECRDANQQVLKIDTDNVYANKGMGLALHRLGDSDAGIRYLQKAVALAPEGDRDPYNDLAAVYMEIGQRDKAEALMKEANLL from the coding sequence ATGGATTTTACCCCTGTTACAGGTGTATGGGAAATAACTATGGGCTGCAATATGCGCTGTAAGCATTGCGGCTCAAGCTGCACAAGCCCGCTGGAAGATGAGCTGACAACAGAAGAAGCCCTGGCTCTCTGTGATGATATTGCCGACTTGGGACTCAAATGGATAACTTTGTCCGGCGGTGAACCCCTGATCAGAAGAGATTGGCCTCAGCTCGTGGAACGGCTACGCAGTAAGGGGGTAATACCGAATATTATCACCAATGGCTGGATGTGTGATGAACAGGCTGTCCTACGGGCCAAAGAGGCCGGAGTGGGCACCTTTGCCATCAGTCTGGACGGTTTGCCTGATACCCATGATTATATGCGGAAACAAGGTTCGTTCGAGAGAACAGCCAGGGCGTTTCAGTTGATGGCTGAAAACGATATTTCTTCAGGAGCGATCACCACAGTCAGCACAAAGAATATGCCGGAACTGCCTGCGCTGAAAGAAAAACTGCTGGAACTGGGAGTGCGTTACTGGCAGTTGCAGATAGGTCTGCCTATGGGCAACTTTGAGCATACACCGCAGATGATTATGTCCCCTGAAGATGTTGACCAGGTGATTGATTTTATCTATTCCGCAGCCGATGATGACCGCATCACTATTTACCCTGCGGATTGCATTGGTTATTACAGTCATAAAGAGCTGGCCTCAAGACAGAAGGCACATAAGGCTGCTTCGCCTCCAGTCTGGCGGGGATGCAATGCAGGAAAGCGCAGTTTCGGCATTCTCCATAATGGTGAAATACTCGGTTGCACCTCAATCCGTAACAGAGAATTTATTGAAGGCAGTATCCGGGAAAGACCACTCCGAGAAATCTGGGAGGATGAAAAGAGTTTTCTGTGGAGCAGAACCCTGAAAAAAGAAGAGCTGGAAGGGCAGTGTAAGACCTGCCAGTACGGTGACCTTTGCCTGGGCGGCTGCCCCAATACCCGATTGACTATGACAGGTAGGATTCATTCGGAGAATGCATTCTGTTCCTATAATGTGGCCTTAAAGAAAACACAGCGCATCATAGGACCAATTGATAGTGTAGCTGAACTTCTTGAAACGGCCCGTAACTTGGTGATGAAGGGAGAGTTCCAGCTCGCAGCCTTGTCCCTTGAGCGGGCACTGGAAATAGAGCCTGAAAATATTGATGTGCTACAATTGTATGGTTATGTCAGTTTCTCACTGAATAATTTGAAGGAATGCAGAGATGCCAATCAGCAGGTGCTGAAGATTGATACCGACAATGTATATGCTAACAAAGGGATGGGTTTGGCCCTGCATCGCTTAGGAGATTCGGACGCAGGTATTCGCTATTTGCAGAAGGCTGTTGCTCTGGCACCGGAGGGTGATAGAGACCCGTATAATGATCTTGCCGCTGTGTATATGGAAATAGGCCAGCGCGATAAGGCGGAAGCCCTGATGAAAGAGGCGAATCTTTTGTAA
- a CDS encoding addiction module antidote protein — MKVITSKWDASEYLDSPEMMKEYLQIMLEENGVEGFQRALGDIAKAKGMTEIAQKTKLGRQNLYKALSEGSSPKFDTVKKVVEALGCKIAIV; from the coding sequence ATGAAAGTTATTACAAGCAAGTGGGACGCAAGCGAATATCTTGACAGCCCAGAAATGATGAAAGAATATCTTCAGATTATGTTGGAAGAAAATGGTGTTGAAGGCTTTCAACGCGCATTGGGTGATATTGCTAAGGCGAAAGGCATGACTGAAATTGCCCAAAAAACAAAACTTGGCAGGCAAAATCTTTACAAAGCTCTGTCTGAAGGTAGCTCACCGAAATTCGACACTGTGAAAAAAGTGGTTGAAGCCTTGGGCTGTAAGATTGCTATTGTTTAA
- a CDS encoding type II toxin-antitoxin system RelE/ParE family toxin — MKYKIEKTNVFDSWLNKLKDKTVVNRIMARLYRVEYGNFGDVKSVGQNLFELRFFFGSGYRVYYTIKGEKIILLLCGGDKSSQKQDIARAITIMDKLEQ; from the coding sequence ATGAAATACAAAATTGAGAAAACAAATGTCTTTGACAGCTGGCTGAACAAGTTGAAAGACAAAACGGTCGTTAACCGTATTATGGCAAGGCTTTACCGTGTTGAATACGGTAATTTCGGTGATGTGAAATCGGTCGGTCAGAATTTGTTTGAATTACGATTTTTCTTCGGCTCAGGCTATCGTGTTTATTACACAATTAAAGGTGAAAAAATTATATTGCTGCTGTGCGGCGGTGATAAATCATCACAGAAACAGGATATTGCCAGGGCTATAACGATTATGGACAAACTGGAGCAATAA
- the hisF gene encoding imidazole glycerol phosphate synthase subunit HisF: MITLLDYGAGNVRSVVNALESLGETVVRVHSPADIAKAERLVFPGVGNFGAMMHTLREQQLVEPLLCYLHEDRPFFGICVALQALFESSEEAPGEAGLAFLPGRVKRFETDLAIPHIGWNGIKVQQPSRIFSGFSGEEKLYFVHSYHVETSEATAVLTTTDYGYEFVSSVQKGNIIATQFHPEKSGKAGLKLLENFLDTSREAIIPQSCPTETKLAERIIACLDVRSNDQGDLVVTKGDQYDVREDGNVRNLGMPVELAQDYYEQGADEVTFLNITAFRDFPLQDMPMMEVLQKTSEKVFVPLTVGGGIRDFTDCNGKKYSALEVASEYFRSGADKVSIGSDAVLIVEEVIKAGKSTGLSSIEQISRVYGNQAVVISVDPRRVYVQHPDDTSHPVVKTAFPGKNGEEYCWYQCTVLGGREGRDLDAITLAKVCEDLGAGEILLNCIDKDGTNSGFDLELINAVKSAVTIPVIASSGAGCAEHFLEVFTKTDAEAALAAGIFHRKEVPIGEVKQFLQENEIEVRSC, from the coding sequence ATGATTACCCTGCTAGATTACGGTGCTGGCAATGTACGTTCAGTTGTAAATGCCCTGGAGAGCTTGGGCGAAACAGTGGTCAGGGTTCATTCTCCTGCTGATATTGCCAAGGCAGAACGGCTGGTTTTTCCCGGAGTGGGCAATTTCGGTGCCATGATGCATACCCTGCGAGAGCAGCAGCTTGTCGAGCCCCTCCTCTGTTACCTCCACGAAGATCGACCCTTTTTCGGTATCTGTGTCGCGCTGCAGGCCTTGTTTGAGTCCAGTGAAGAGGCACCGGGTGAGGCAGGGCTTGCCTTTCTTCCTGGGCGGGTAAAGCGTTTTGAGACGGATTTAGCCATTCCCCATATCGGCTGGAACGGGATCAAGGTGCAGCAACCGTCACGAATTTTTTCGGGTTTCTCGGGGGAGGAAAAACTGTATTTTGTGCATTCCTATCATGTGGAAACCTCGGAGGCCACTGCTGTCCTCACCACCACCGATTATGGCTATGAGTTTGTCAGCTCGGTACAGAAGGGAAATATCATTGCCACCCAGTTTCATCCAGAAAAGAGCGGCAAGGCGGGCCTGAAGTTGCTGGAAAATTTTTTGGATACCAGCAGGGAAGCTATTATTCCGCAATCCTGCCCAACAGAGACTAAATTGGCCGAGCGTATTATTGCCTGCCTTGATGTTCGCTCCAATGATCAGGGCGATCTGGTGGTGACCAAGGGCGATCAGTATGATGTACGAGAGGATGGCAATGTGCGTAATCTGGGGATGCCAGTTGAGCTGGCCCAGGATTATTATGAGCAAGGGGCTGATGAGGTCACCTTCCTCAATATCACCGCCTTCCGTGATTTTCCCCTCCAGGATATGCCGATGATGGAGGTGTTGCAAAAGACCTCGGAAAAGGTTTTTGTTCCTTTGACCGTCGGTGGTGGAATTCGCGATTTTACCGATTGTAATGGAAAAAAATACTCAGCCTTGGAGGTTGCCTCGGAGTATTTTCGTTCAGGAGCAGATAAGGTCTCCATTGGTTCTGATGCCGTATTGATTGTGGAAGAGGTCATCAAGGCCGGTAAATCCACAGGGCTCAGCTCCATAGAGCAAATTTCTCGGGTGTATGGCAATCAGGCAGTGGTGATTTCTGTGGATCCAAGGCGGGTTTATGTGCAGCATCCTGATGACACCTCGCATCCGGTTGTCAAGACCGCATTTCCTGGAAAAAACGGGGAAGAGTATTGCTGGTATCAGTGTACGGTGCTGGGAGGGCGTGAAGGGCGCGATCTTGATGCGATTACGCTGGCCAAGGTCTGCGAGGACTTAGGTGCTGGAGAAATTCTCCTGAACTGCATTGATAAGGATGGAACCAACTCCGGCTTTGATTTGGAATTGATTAACGCAGTGAAGAGCGCCGTCACGATCCCGGTTATTGCCTCAAGCGGGGCTGGGTGTGCTGAGCATTTTCTCGAAGTTTTTACCAAGACAGATGCTGAGGCGGCTTTGGCAGCTGGCATTTTTCATCGGAAAGAAGTACCAATCGGAGAGGTAAAGCAGTTTTTGCAGGAAAACGAGATAGAAGTCAGGTCTTGTTGA
- a CDS encoding GGDEF domain-containing protein — MTKVSPPKQGQHPSSRKGFFFEKSVAKTPLSYEKSSPIYSLLNGQRVGQIPIDEHKEIDKEELIGYRRTVAGLEWLLLLLVFLCTRLPWVHVPDPTILNASIIGFACFISILHYVWRSHDGTRWKLALNMWGMTFFITAVVWKTGSLSSPLLPLYFTIVMLAGTTLGALSTIMGTLLVTACYLFLGVAEMGFFLNDTANIFQAEHLTRPIVQLFLLWLLAYFVTLIAKETERTKDKIRQLSRTDQLTGLWNMKMLLIFMQREYQRILAKTGKFSVLMIDADSLKAVNDLHGHHAGTMLIVSISETMRSELREEDMLARFGGDEFVAFLPDTTCQKAWEIAERMRIRIAEAPLNYEGNTLAITVSCGIACYPEHGQDLTQIMKMADKALYTSKGHGKNRCTIFEPPQTVHPAPPTPSNAQETSK; from the coding sequence ATGACCAAAGTTAGCCCGCCAAAACAGGGTCAACATCCATCATCAAGGAAAGGCTTTTTCTTTGAAAAAAGCGTTGCCAAGACTCCCCTCTCGTACGAAAAGAGTTCTCCGATCTATTCCTTGCTGAATGGTCAACGAGTTGGCCAGATTCCCATAGACGAACATAAGGAAATAGATAAAGAAGAGCTCATTGGCTATCGCAGAACTGTCGCAGGCCTTGAGTGGCTTCTGTTACTCCTTGTCTTTCTCTGCACCAGACTCCCCTGGGTACATGTTCCAGACCCCACAATTCTCAATGCAAGCATCATAGGCTTTGCCTGCTTCATCTCGATTCTTCATTATGTATGGCGTAGCCATGATGGAACACGCTGGAAGCTCGCTCTGAATATGTGGGGGATGACCTTTTTTATTACAGCGGTGGTCTGGAAAACCGGCTCCCTCTCAAGCCCCTTACTCCCCCTCTATTTCACCATTGTCATGTTAGCTGGCACCACCTTGGGGGCGTTATCAACCATCATGGGCACCCTGCTGGTCACGGCCTGCTACCTCTTTCTGGGGGTGGCAGAAATGGGTTTTTTCCTCAACGATACTGCAAATATATTTCAGGCAGAGCACCTCACCCGACCGATTGTCCAGCTCTTCCTCCTTTGGCTCCTGGCCTATTTTGTTACTCTGATCGCCAAGGAGACAGAACGAACAAAGGATAAAATTCGCCAATTATCACGGACCGATCAACTCACTGGCCTGTGGAATATGAAAATGCTGCTGATTTTTATGCAGAGGGAGTATCAACGCATTCTGGCAAAAACAGGGAAATTCTCTGTACTCATGATTGACGCTGACAGCCTGAAGGCCGTAAATGATCTGCATGGACATCATGCCGGAACCATGCTCATCGTCTCTATTTCCGAGACCATGCGTTCAGAATTGCGGGAAGAGGATATGCTGGCCAGATTTGGCGGCGATGAATTTGTGGCCTTTCTCCCTGACACCACCTGTCAGAAGGCCTGGGAAATTGCTGAAAGAATGCGGATTCGGATAGCTGAGGCCCCCTTGAACTACGAGGGAAACACCTTGGCAATAACTGTCAGTTGCGGGATAGCCTGCTACCCCGAACATGGGCAGGACCTCACCCAGATTATGAAAATGGCCGACAAGGCCCTCTACACAAGCAAAGGACACGGGAAGAACCGATGCACGATTTTTGAGCCACCCCAAACAGTCCACCCGGCTCCTCCCACTCCCTCCAATGCGCAGGAGACTTCGAAATAA
- a CDS encoding FeoA family protein: MRRKRSIFSCCLRALQRQKIEEYEGVRPLSECCGCSRVRVCKIGGDRSACGRIAAMGVLPGTVLELLCPARGRGRKQCMVRINGGTLSLDALTAQNIFVCPA; encoded by the coding sequence ATGAGACGAAAACGGAGCATATTTTCCTGTTGTTTACGCGCCCTGCAACGGCAGAAAATTGAGGAATATGAAGGAGTTCGGCCTTTGTCGGAGTGTTGTGGTTGCAGCAGGGTGAGAGTATGTAAAATCGGTGGTGATCGGAGTGCCTGTGGAAGGATTGCCGCTATGGGGGTCTTGCCTGGAACCGTGTTGGAGCTTCTTTGTCCTGCGCGGGGCCGAGGACGCAAGCAATGTATGGTGAGAATTAATGGTGGGACCCTGAGTCTTGATGCCTTAACAGCTCAAAATATTTTTGTTTGCCCTGCCTGA
- a CDS encoding FeoB-associated Cys-rich membrane protein, which produces MQNLIVLLVVLVAIFFVGRTLFRSYRSGLSGKCSCSGGCAGCNGDTGTACVPQNNSHPSPPGRDNRK; this is translated from the coding sequence ATGCAGAATCTCATCGTCTTGTTGGTTGTCCTTGTGGCGATTTTTTTTGTTGGAAGGACTCTGTTTCGTTCCTATCGATCCGGATTGTCAGGGAAATGCTCCTGTTCTGGTGGTTGTGCAGGATGTAATGGCGATACAGGAACAGCATGTGTGCCTCAAAATAACTCCCATCCCTCCCCTCCGGGGAGGGACAACAGAAAATGA
- a CDS encoding FeoA domain-containing protein — protein sequence MNLRKMQTGQSGIISSVKIGGSLGLRIREMGLVPGTKITVTGRAPLYDPVKLRIFGQTLTLRNSEADYIDVETEGKRDSGEGEADG from the coding sequence ATGAATTTACGAAAAATGCAGACCGGGCAATCCGGTATTATTTCTTCGGTGAAGATCGGGGGCAGCCTGGGTTTACGGATCAGGGAGATGGGGCTTGTACCGGGAACAAAAATAACCGTGACAGGACGAGCTCCCTTGTATGATCCAGTGAAACTTCGTATTTTTGGGCAGACCTTAACATTGCGCAACAGTGAGGCAGACTATATTGACGTGGAAACAGAAGGGAAACGCGATTCCGGGGAGGGAGAAGCTGATGGCTGA
- the feoB gene encoding ferrous iron transport protein B, producing the protein MADALHIALAGNPNAGKTTLFNFLTGARQHVGNYPGVTVEKKEGKYSHEGKTIRIVDLPGTYSLTAYSVEELVARDYLVNEQPDVVVNVVDASNLERNLYLSCQFLELGVPLVIALNMIDVAEKRGIRIDTEKLSELTGVPVVPLVARNGKGVPELLQTVQTVSQAGPVPRTLIRYGADIDEAIRGLVPIIEEHELLTATYPASWTALKVLENDEQIVAKIMLADMNVGQQVIDRSEALARHLQDTIEAYPETVIADHRYGFIRSILRQGKVTRVTEQDRLYASDQIDKVVTNRVAGPLLMAAVLFGLYSFTFNWSGLLVDWFAMFFEMLGNLTETMLPDGPVKSMIISGVIDGVGGVLGFVPIIMFMFLGIAVLEDSGYLARVAFMMDRIFHFFGLHGSSVMPFIISGGIAGGCAVPGVLAARTLRSPKERMATLLTVPFMNCGAKLPVLTLIVAAFFPAHQARYMFLATLVSWLVALMAAKFLRMTLLRGESTPFVMELPPYRLPTAKGLLIHTWERTWQYMKKAGTVILGISILLWAMMTYPGLPEDKLAEFETMRQQAVSSGAEEDALLRIDSLEAEAGLRHSLAGRIGMALEPVTHFAGFDWRTNIALVGGFAAKEVIVSTLGTAYSLGEVDPENTTSLKDRLARDKHWNPVAALAFLFFIMFYSPCFVTVVAIAKEAGSWKWAFFSMGFNTVFAFSMAVGIFQLGSLLGLR; encoded by the coding sequence ATGGCTGATGCTCTCCATATAGCCCTTGCCGGTAATCCCAATGCAGGCAAAACCACCCTTTTTAACTTTCTTACAGGCGCACGTCAGCATGTAGGGAATTATCCCGGTGTAACTGTTGAGAAGAAAGAGGGAAAATACTCCCATGAAGGTAAGACAATCCGGATTGTGGACCTGCCCGGAACCTACTCCCTGACCGCCTATTCTGTCGAAGAGCTGGTGGCCCGTGATTATTTGGTCAATGAACAGCCCGATGTGGTGGTCAATGTTGTTGATGCCTCGAACCTGGAGCGTAATCTTTATCTGAGCTGCCAGTTTCTTGAGCTGGGCGTCCCTCTGGTGATCGCCCTGAACATGATTGATGTGGCGGAGAAACGCGGCATCCGTATTGACACGGAAAAACTCAGCGAGCTCACCGGTGTCCCGGTTGTCCCTCTTGTTGCCCGCAACGGAAAAGGTGTGCCTGAGCTGTTGCAGACCGTACAAACTGTCAGTCAGGCCGGGCCCGTGCCCCGTACTCTGATTCGCTATGGAGCAGATATTGATGAGGCGATCAGAGGCTTAGTTCCGATAATAGAAGAGCATGAGCTTTTGACAGCAACCTATCCCGCCTCATGGACCGCCTTAAAGGTCTTGGAAAATGACGAGCAGATTGTGGCCAAAATCATGCTGGCAGATATGAACGTTGGACAACAGGTCATTGATCGGAGTGAGGCCTTGGCCCGCCATCTCCAGGATACCATTGAGGCCTACCCTGAAACGGTTATTGCCGATCATCGTTACGGCTTTATCCGTTCCATTCTCCGCCAAGGTAAGGTCACCCGCGTAACAGAGCAGGACCGTCTCTATGCCTCGGATCAGATAGACAAGGTGGTGACCAATAGGGTGGCTGGTCCTCTGCTGATGGCAGCAGTCCTCTTTGGTTTGTACAGCTTTACCTTTAATTGGTCCGGTTTGCTTGTGGACTGGTTTGCGATGTTTTTTGAGATGCTAGGTAATCTGACCGAAACTATGCTGCCCGATGGTCCGGTGAAGTCCATGATTATCTCCGGGGTGATTGACGGGGTAGGTGGTGTACTTGGTTTTGTGCCGATTATTATGTTCATGTTTTTGGGTATAGCCGTTCTGGAAGACTCTGGTTATCTGGCCCGGGTTGCCTTTATGATGGATCGGATCTTTCATTTTTTCGGCCTGCACGGATCCTCTGTTATGCCCTTTATTATTTCCGGGGGCATTGCAGGTGGTTGTGCCGTGCCCGGTGTCCTGGCAGCCCGGACCTTACGCTCGCCCAAGGAGCGGATGGCCACTCTACTGACCGTTCCCTTTATGAATTGCGGTGCCAAACTGCCGGTTCTGACCCTTATTGTTGCAGCCTTCTTTCCTGCTCATCAGGCCAGATACATGTTTCTGGCAACCCTTGTTTCCTGGTTAGTGGCCCTTATGGCGGCGAAGTTCCTTCGCATGACCCTCTTGCGAGGAGAATCTACCCCTTTTGTTATGGAGCTCCCTCCTTACCGTCTCCCCACGGCAAAGGGGCTACTCATTCATACCTGGGAGAGAACCTGGCAGTATATGAAAAAAGCAGGCACTGTGATCCTCGGTATTTCAATTTTGCTCTGGGCGATGATGACCTATCCGGGGTTGCCGGAAGATAAGCTTGCCGAGTTTGAGACCATGCGTCAGCAGGCTGTTTCTTCCGGTGCCGAGGAGGACGCCTTGCTGCGGATTGACAGCTTGGAGGCTGAGGCAGGTTTACGTCATTCCCTAGCGGGCCGTATAGGTATGGCCTTAGAGCCTGTTACCCATTTTGCTGGCTTTGACTGGAGGACTAATATCGCCCTGGTGGGCGGATTCGCTGCCAAGGAGGTGATTGTCTCCACTCTGGGAACGGCCTACTCACTGGGTGAGGTGGACCCGGAAAACACCACCTCTTTAAAGGACCGACTGGCCAGGGATAAACATTGGAATCCCGTTGCCGCCTTGGCTTTCCTCTTTTTTATCATGTTTTATTCGCCCTGTTTTGTTACAGTAGTTGCTATCGCGAAGGAGGCCGGTTCGTGGAAATGGGCGTTTTTCTCTATGGGGTTTAACACCGTTTTCGCTTTTAGTATGGCGGTAGGTATTTTTCAGCTGGGGAGCTTGCTCGGGCTGAGATAA
- a CDS encoding ElyC/SanA/YdcF family protein — protein MAYIILLLALAAIIIPNLLISSYGRYSYDSLEETPKVYCAILLGTSKYLPGGRRNLYYKYRIEAAKRLYDSGGCEKIIVSGDNETMQYNEPQRMRKDLIDVGVPSEDIICDYAGFRTLDSIVRFKKVFGRQRGVVISQQFHNERAIYIARAYGVELYGYNALDVGLRSGFKVRMREVFSRVMCVLDVELLHTGPRFLGKKIEV, from the coding sequence ATGGCTTATATAATCCTGCTTCTGGCACTTGCCGCCATTATTATTCCCAATCTGCTGATAAGCAGTTACGGGAGGTACAGCTATGACAGTCTGGAAGAGACCCCGAAGGTCTACTGTGCCATCCTGCTGGGGACTTCCAAATATTTACCTGGAGGACGGAGAAACCTGTACTATAAGTACAGGATAGAGGCCGCCAAAAGGCTGTACGATAGTGGTGGCTGCGAGAAAATTATCGTTTCTGGCGATAACGAGACTATGCAGTATAATGAGCCCCAAAGGATGCGCAAAGACCTGATTGATGTCGGTGTACCCAGCGAGGATATCATCTGCGATTATGCGGGCTTCCGGACCCTGGACTCAATCGTCCGCTTTAAAAAGGTTTTTGGCAGGCAGCGGGGTGTGGTTATCTCCCAGCAGTTTCATAATGAGCGGGCCATCTATATAGCCAGGGCCTACGGGGTCGAGCTGTATGGCTATAATGCTCTGGATGTAGGTCTTCGCAGCGGCTTCAAAGTGCGGATGCGCGAGGTGTTCTCCCGGGTTATGTGTGTGCTGGATGTGGAGCTTTTGCACACCGGGCCAAGGTTCTTGGGAAAAAAGATTGAGGTTTGA
- a CDS encoding metal-dependent transcriptional regulator gives MPSENKLTASQEDYLEAIYNIVADKMAARAKDIAEYLAVRASSVTGALRTLSAMGLVNYAPYDLITLTEKGHTAAEEIVRRHKALENFLVNVLGVDAREADEAACKMEHSVPKAIVERLVKYAEYVDKCPKGGISWESGFGYYCKHGCTEEDCKKCHCKEA, from the coding sequence ATGCCCTCAGAGAACAAACTCACCGCCAGCCAGGAAGACTATTTAGAGGCAATCTATAATATAGTTGCCGATAAGATGGCAGCTCGCGCCAAGGATATTGCCGAATACCTTGCTGTGCGGGCATCCTCTGTGACGGGTGCTCTGCGTACCTTGAGCGCAATGGGCTTGGTCAACTATGCTCCCTATGATCTGATTACTCTTACCGAAAAAGGGCATACTGCTGCCGAGGAGATTGTCCGTCGCCATAAGGCGCTGGAGAACTTTCTGGTCAATGTGCTGGGGGTGGATGCTAGGGAGGCTGATGAGGCTGCCTGTAAAATGGAACACTCGGTGCCCAAGGCGATCGTGGAACGGCTTGTGAAGTATGCTGAGTATGTAGATAAATGTCCCAAAGGTGGTATCAGCTGGGAATCTGGATTTGGTTATTATTGCAAGCATGGTTGCACCGAAGAGGATTGCAAAAAGTGCCACTGTAAAGAAGCTTAG